A single region of the Pseudomonas sp. GGS8 genome encodes:
- a CDS encoding AraC family transcriptional regulator yields the protein MTIKHDTAAQHLSPQETLARIIGEQIPKPGDYGTPIAGLGFFRREHPSPPVVCMVAPSIILVAQGEKQLWVGGEGYPYDTSRFLITSLDLPANSEVLAASPEQPCLGLTLKLDLRMLAELIVQGDLPPTRDRSVVKGVGIGSVTPALLASFERLLALLDEPEAIPVLAPLIQREIHYRLLKSDQAARLRQITSVDGQGYRIAKAIDWLKLNYASALRVEELAARVQMSTPTFHHHFRQLTAMSPLQYQKWLRLNEARRLMLNEHQEVSSAAYKVGYESPSQFSREYSRLFGVPPKRDIAVLRGQGVAT from the coding sequence ATGACGATCAAACACGACACCGCTGCTCAACACCTGTCGCCACAAGAAACGCTTGCGCGGATCATTGGCGAGCAGATCCCGAAACCAGGTGACTACGGAACGCCCATTGCGGGCCTCGGTTTTTTCAGGCGTGAACATCCGTCGCCGCCCGTCGTCTGCATGGTCGCGCCAAGCATCATCCTCGTCGCCCAGGGTGAGAAACAGCTGTGGGTAGGTGGCGAGGGCTACCCGTATGACACGTCGCGATTTCTGATCACCTCATTGGACTTGCCCGCCAATTCAGAGGTGCTGGCGGCAAGCCCGGAACAGCCATGCCTGGGGCTGACTTTGAAACTCGATCTGCGCATGCTGGCTGAGCTGATAGTGCAGGGTGACTTGCCGCCAACCCGTGATCGATCAGTGGTGAAAGGTGTAGGGATTGGTTCAGTAACGCCTGCCTTGCTGGCGTCGTTCGAGCGCTTGCTGGCGCTACTCGATGAACCCGAAGCCATCCCTGTGCTTGCACCCTTGATTCAGCGCGAAATTCACTATCGTCTCTTGAAGAGTGATCAGGCTGCCAGGCTGCGGCAGATTACCTCGGTCGATGGCCAGGGTTATCGCATTGCAAAAGCCATCGACTGGCTGAAGTTGAATTACGCCTCGGCGCTTCGCGTCGAAGAACTTGCGGCGCGAGTGCAGATGAGCACGCCCACCTTTCACCACCACTTCCGCCAGCTCACCGCGATGAGCCCGTTGCAGTACCAGAAGTGGTTGCGATTGAACGAGGCGAGGCGACTGATGCTCAACGAGCATCAGGAAGTATCAAGCGCGGCCTACAAAGTCGGTTATGAAAGCCCGTCGCAGTTCAGTCGCGAATACAGCCGCCTGTTTGGCGTACCTCCCAAGCGGGATATTGCGGTGTTGCGAGGGCAGGGGGTAGCAACATAA